From a region of the Impatiens glandulifera chromosome 4, dImpGla2.1, whole genome shotgun sequence genome:
- the LOC124935921 gene encoding chaperone protein dnaJ 72-like isoform X1, translating to MDYYKVLGLKSNASKEEIKQTFRKLAMQFHPDKHSHSSKYIRDNAAFRFKQISEAYDVLMDDSKRAQSSSYRSNNDTRYTRGYYHQSSGRHGSYGFNNSSSSSSSSAGFGYGYSSPANGNRFMSNVEVVLRFLTTRDFLRTVTFAGALLGAAVILDVSGEALWKKKNTGKSFEDAMESIKDAKAALKEKG from the exons ATGGATTATTATAAGGTGTTAGGGCTGAAAAGCAACGCAAGCAAAGAAGAGATTAAACAAACATTTAGGAAATTGGCTATGCAATTTCACCCTGACAAGCATTCTCATTCATCCAAGTATATCAGAGACAACGCTGCCTTCCGTTTCAAGCAGATCTCAGAGGCCTATGATGTCCTTATGGACGATTCCAAGCGAGCCCAATCTTCCAGTTATCGGAGCAATAACGACACTCGTTATACCAGAGGCTATTACCATCAGAGCAGTGGAAGACACGGAAGCTATGGATTCAAtaattcatcatcatcttcttcttcttctgctggGTTTGGTTATGGATACAGCTCACCTGCTAACGGAAATCGCTTCATGTCtaatgttgaggttgttcttcgaTTTCTTACAACGCGTGACTTTCTTCGCACTGTAACTTTCGCCGG TGCTTTATTAGGTGCAGCTGTTATCCTCGATGTCAGTGGTGAAGCTttatggaagaagaagaatacaGGG AAATCATTTGAAGATGCAATGGAATCCATAAAAGATGCCAAAGCTGCCCTTAAAGAGAAGGGCTAG
- the LOC124935921 gene encoding chaperone protein dnaJ 72-like isoform X2, giving the protein MDYYKVLGLKSNASKEEIKQTFRKLAMQFHPDKHSHSSKYIRDNAAFRFKQISEAYDVLMDDSKRAQSSSYRSNNDTRYTRGYYHQSSGRHGSYGFNNSSSSSSSSAGFGYGYSSPANGNRFMSNVEVVLRFLTTRDFLRTVTFAGCSCYPRCQW; this is encoded by the exons ATGGATTATTATAAGGTGTTAGGGCTGAAAAGCAACGCAAGCAAAGAAGAGATTAAACAAACATTTAGGAAATTGGCTATGCAATTTCACCCTGACAAGCATTCTCATTCATCCAAGTATATCAGAGACAACGCTGCCTTCCGTTTCAAGCAGATCTCAGAGGCCTATGATGTCCTTATGGACGATTCCAAGCGAGCCCAATCTTCCAGTTATCGGAGCAATAACGACACTCGTTATACCAGAGGCTATTACCATCAGAGCAGTGGAAGACACGGAAGCTATGGATTCAAtaattcatcatcatcttcttcttcttctgctggGTTTGGTTATGGATACAGCTCACCTGCTAACGGAAATCGCTTCATGTCtaatgttgaggttgttcttcgaTTTCTTACAACGCGTGACTTTCTTCGCACTGTAACTTTCGCCGG GTGCAGCTGTTATCCTCGATGTCAGTGGTGA